Proteins found in one Pelobates fuscus isolate aPelFus1 chromosome 10, aPelFus1.pri, whole genome shotgun sequence genomic segment:
- the LOC134574649 gene encoding olfactory receptor 5AR1-like: protein MSSGNKSNLIKFTVDGFSNSPDLQCPLFIIFLFIYLTIVFSNLTIVASIVLYTHLHTPMYIFLCNLSVIDILYTSTIIPNLLNMLLTRYKMISFAGCFIQMYFFIVFVCAEVLLLAVMAYDRYVAICYPLHYSLLLSPKTCTYLITGVWIGSLLDPVLHTVFISKLSFCSSNHIDHFFCDVSPLLKLSCNDTYYIEMWTYILFIVVVMSSFTLILASYVFIISSILNIQSETGRSKAFSTCISHMTCVLIFYGTMTCLYMRPRSMYSSGQDKFFALLYVILIPMLNPPIYTLKNKDFSKVFKQFKLY from the coding sequence ATGTCATCAGGAAATAAATCCAATCTTATCAAATTCACAGTGGATGGATTTTCAAATTCACCAGATCTTCAATGTCctctttttataatatttttatttatttatctgacTATAGTATTTAGTAATCTTACCATTGTTGCATCTATAGTTttgtacacacatttacacacacctaTGTACATCTTCTTGTGTAACTTATCAGTCATTGATATTTTGTACACCTCAACCATTATACCCAATTTATTGAACATGCTCCTAACACGTTATAAGATGATTTCCTTTGCAGGGTGCTTCATTCAGATGTATTTCTTCATTGTCTTTGTATGTGCAGAAGTCTTACTACTGGCTGTTATGGCTTACGATCGCTATGTAGCAATCTGCTACCCTCTTCATTATTCTCTACTTTTGAGTCCCAAGACGTGTACATATCTGATAACAGGAGTCTGGATTGGTAGCTTATTGGATCCAGTTCTGCACACAGTTTTCATTTCTAAGTTGTCCTTCTGTTCATCTAACCACATTGACCATTTTTTCTGTGATGTTTCTCCATTGCTTAAACTTTCCTGCAATGATACATATTACATTGAGATGTGGAcctatattttgtttattgtagTAGTCATGAGTTCATTCACACTTATATTAGCATCATATGTTTTTATTATCTCTTCTATTCTAAATATTCAGTCAGAAACTGGTCGAAGTAAAGCCTTTTCTACTTGCATCTCCCACATGACTTGCGTTTTGATCTTTTATGGAACAATGACCTGTTTGTATATGAGGCCCAGATCTATGTATTCTTCAGGACAGGACAAGTTTTTTGCTCTACTATACGTTATACTTATCCCAATGTTGAATC